One region of Anaeromyxobacter paludicola genomic DNA includes:
- a CDS encoding DMT family transporter produces MDARAGRGGSRSLARLAMLASGVCFGLMAVLARLLSRGPAHFTAGQLTVVRFVFGAAASLAYFRLRPGTYRPVNRRLLFSRGISGGLVVVLYFSALARIPAGEASLLYNLFPVIATGMSFFAFGERPTAHLVAALGVATAGVGLVLSGDAGAARLGLGLGELLALGAAVFAATSAVVIRAMRATDNAPTIFFWFCLGGMPVALPFALTAWPAGAGAWAGAAALGAVSMAAQVLMTEAYGALSVGEAAVWLQLTPLATYLLAVPLLGERPTAAGLAGVVIGVAGVAYGSVLGHAPARRGGAEPQPGR; encoded by the coding sequence ATGGACGCGCGCGCCGGGCGAGGAGGGTCGCGGTCGCTGGCCCGGCTGGCGATGCTGGCCTCCGGCGTCTGCTTCGGCCTGATGGCGGTGCTGGCGCGCCTGCTCTCGCGCGGCCCGGCCCACTTCACCGCCGGCCAGCTCACGGTGGTCCGCTTCGTCTTCGGCGCCGCCGCGAGCCTCGCCTACTTCCGGCTGCGGCCCGGCACCTACCGCCCCGTGAACCGGCGGCTGCTCTTCTCGCGCGGGATCTCGGGCGGCCTGGTGGTGGTGCTCTACTTCAGCGCCCTCGCCCGCATCCCGGCCGGCGAGGCGAGCCTGCTCTACAACCTGTTCCCGGTCATCGCCACCGGGATGAGCTTCTTCGCGTTCGGCGAGCGGCCCACGGCGCACCTCGTCGCGGCGCTCGGGGTGGCGACCGCCGGCGTGGGGCTCGTGCTCTCGGGCGACGCCGGCGCGGCGCGCCTCGGCCTCGGGCTGGGGGAGCTGCTGGCGCTCGGCGCCGCCGTCTTCGCGGCCACCTCGGCGGTGGTCATCCGCGCCATGCGCGCCACCGACAACGCGCCGACCATCTTCTTCTGGTTCTGCCTGGGCGGGATGCCGGTGGCGCTCCCCTTCGCGCTCACCGCCTGGCCCGCCGGGGCCGGCGCCTGGGCCGGGGCCGCCGCGCTCGGCGCGGTGTCGATGGCCGCGCAGGTGCTCATGACCGAGGCCTACGGGGCGCTCAGCGTGGGCGAGGCGGCCGTCTGGCTCCAGCTCACGCCGCTCGCCACCTACCTGCTCGCGGTGCCGCTCCTCGGCGAGCGCCCCACCGCCGCCGGCCTCGCGGGCGTGGTGATCGGGGTGGCGGGCGTGGCCTACGGGTCCGTCCTCGGGCACGCGCCCGCGCGCCGCGGCGGCGCCGAGCCCCAGCCGGGGAGGTGA
- a CDS encoding DUF3015 family protein — translation MRKMMIALAILAMAGNASAAQGGGGIKGSGTYGTAGCGLGSMAFGNQKGAIQILAATTNGLFGTQTFGITSGTSNCGESAVGLSGTKTFIEANREALAKDMSRGSGETISALTHLAGCADAQAVGAKLQQSFQAVFPEQSISDEAVSANVISTLKADKALSCSELG, via the coding sequence ATGCGGAAGATGATGATCGCGCTGGCGATCCTGGCGATGGCGGGCAACGCTTCGGCGGCGCAGGGCGGCGGCGGCATCAAGGGGAGCGGCACCTACGGCACGGCCGGCTGCGGCCTCGGCTCGATGGCCTTCGGCAACCAGAAGGGCGCGATCCAGATCCTGGCCGCGACCACCAACGGCCTCTTCGGCACCCAGACCTTCGGGATCACCTCCGGCACCTCCAACTGCGGCGAGTCGGCGGTGGGCCTCTCCGGCACGAAGACCTTCATCGAGGCGAACCGCGAGGCGCTCGCGAAGGACATGTCGCGCGGCTCCGGTGAGACCATCTCCGCCCTCACGCACCTCGCCGGCTGCGCCGACGCCCAGGCCGTGGGCGCGAAGCTGCAGCAGAGCTTCCAGGCGGTCTTCCCGGAGCAGTCGATCTCGGACGAGGCGGTCTCCGCCAACGTGATCTCGACGCTCAAGGCCGACAAGGCGCTCTCCTGCTCCGAGCTGGGCTAG
- the bla gene encoding class A beta-lactamase, translating into MRGRLGVAAIDTGSGRRLEYRSGERFPMCSTFKVLLAGAVLQRVDRGEERLGRRIAFTPEDVLDHAPVVRAHAGEGALPVEAHCAASIEVSDNSAANLLLNALGGPPALTDFARSLDDRVTRLDRTEPELNTALPGDPRDTTSPAAMVDDLRRLLLAGRLSPGSARRLERWMTASVTGSKRLRAGMPGSWSIADKTGTGARGTSNDVALLRPPGRAPIAVAVYLTGSDAPADDRDAVIAEVGRIIVEVFTSEQR; encoded by the coding sequence GTGAGAGGGCGCCTCGGGGTCGCGGCGATCGACACGGGCTCCGGCCGCCGCCTCGAGTACCGGAGCGGCGAGCGATTCCCGATGTGCAGCACCTTCAAGGTGCTCCTCGCCGGCGCCGTCCTCCAGCGGGTGGATCGCGGAGAGGAACGGCTCGGGCGGCGCATCGCCTTCACCCCCGAGGACGTGCTGGATCACGCCCCGGTCGTGCGCGCGCACGCCGGAGAGGGCGCGCTCCCGGTGGAGGCGCACTGCGCGGCGAGCATCGAGGTGAGCGACAACTCGGCCGCGAACCTCCTCCTCAACGCGCTCGGCGGGCCTCCCGCGCTCACCGACTTCGCGCGCTCGCTCGATGACCGGGTCACCCGCCTGGACCGGACCGAGCCGGAGCTCAACACGGCGCTCCCCGGCGACCCGCGCGACACCACCAGCCCCGCGGCGATGGTGGACGATCTGCGCCGGCTGCTCCTCGCCGGGCGGCTCTCGCCCGGCTCGGCGCGTCGGCTCGAACGCTGGATGACCGCTTCCGTGACCGGCTCCAAGCGCCTCCGGGCCGGCATGCCCGGGAGCTGGTCGATCGCGGACAAGACCGGGACCGGCGCGCGCGGGACCTCGAACGACGTCGCGCTCCTGCGGCCCCCCGGGCGCGCACCGATCGCCGTCGCCGTCTACCTCACCGGCTCCGACGCACCGGCGGACGACCGTGATGCGGTGATTGCCGAGGTCGGCCGCATCATCGTGGAGGTGTTCACGAGCGAGCAGAGGTGA
- a CDS encoding Lnb N-terminal periplasmic domain-containing protein — MGEARAAGLARDRQWLRLGHWRERAAGGFESEADGPGFFLSARGKTDPEAELAATVRGLFAPEPKDPERQHPQCQFPARFAFLVRRLGIDVSRLPPRRCEKLERFWERTQARGVTLVFSSYFLDNPASAFGHTFLRLDKGGAGGRGEREELLDQGVNYAATADTGNAVLYAVKGLVGLFKGEFTALPYFYKVREYADYESRDVWEYDLALEPDEVAMLVAHVWELGSTWFDYYYLSENCSYHILGALEAAAPRLDLLSRLAPVVLPAATVQALYDNPGLVRGVRFRPSIRSQFRQRAAALDPRLHDAVEALAEDPARPSPAGLAPEAEAAVLDAAVDLYDMRHARALVEGRAGVAEARQALLARRSGVPVQSAPLTVPPPAHGGPEVGHGSARFTVGGGASSDAGPFLSLGWRAALHDLLDPPAGFSPGSQLEFLVTRLRVETRSQRLRLEDFSFVDVVSTNPLDRFDRRVSWHMRAGATTLRDGGCRGCLAGLLELGGGPAVVGGGGAVTAWLSADSELAGTPSLRGAFGSGLRLGVGPTATLRLAGARGALQASAGWRFQPWAAPDTGFALGAGGRLHLGPVSLALDWRKTPLAHEGELSLLLYR, encoded by the coding sequence GTGGGCGAGGCGCGCGCGGCGGGGCTGGCGCGCGATCGCCAGTGGCTGCGGCTCGGCCACTGGCGCGAGCGGGCCGCGGGCGGCTTCGAGAGCGAGGCCGACGGGCCGGGCTTCTTCCTCTCGGCCCGGGGGAAGACCGATCCGGAGGCCGAGCTCGCCGCCACCGTGCGCGGGCTCTTCGCCCCGGAGCCGAAGGACCCGGAGCGCCAGCACCCGCAGTGCCAGTTCCCGGCCCGCTTCGCCTTCCTCGTCCGGCGCCTCGGCATCGACGTGTCCCGGCTGCCGCCCCGGCGCTGCGAGAAGCTGGAGCGCTTCTGGGAGCGGACGCAGGCGCGCGGCGTCACCCTGGTCTTCTCGTCCTACTTCCTCGACAACCCCGCCTCGGCCTTCGGGCACACCTTCCTGCGGCTCGACAAGGGCGGGGCGGGGGGGCGCGGAGAGCGCGAGGAGCTGCTCGACCAGGGGGTGAACTACGCCGCGACCGCCGACACCGGCAACGCCGTGCTCTACGCGGTGAAGGGGCTCGTCGGGCTCTTCAAGGGCGAGTTCACGGCGCTGCCCTACTTCTACAAGGTCCGCGAGTACGCCGACTACGAGTCGCGGGACGTGTGGGAGTACGACCTCGCGCTCGAGCCGGACGAGGTCGCCATGCTGGTGGCGCACGTCTGGGAGCTCGGCTCGACCTGGTTCGACTACTACTACCTGTCGGAGAACTGCTCGTACCACATCCTCGGCGCGCTGGAGGCGGCGGCGCCCCGGCTCGACCTGCTCTCGCGGCTCGCCCCGGTGGTGCTCCCGGCCGCGACGGTGCAGGCGCTCTACGACAACCCCGGCCTCGTGCGCGGCGTGCGGTTCCGCCCCTCGATCCGCTCCCAGTTCCGCCAGCGGGCGGCGGCGCTCGACCCGCGCCTCCACGACGCGGTGGAGGCGCTCGCCGAGGACCCGGCGCGCCCCTCGCCGGCGGGGCTCGCGCCCGAGGCGGAGGCGGCGGTCCTCGACGCGGCGGTGGACCTCTACGACATGCGCCACGCCCGCGCGCTGGTGGAGGGGCGGGCCGGCGTCGCCGAGGCGCGCCAGGCGCTGCTCGCGCGCCGCAGCGGCGTGCCGGTGCAGAGCGCGCCGCTCACGGTGCCGCCGCCGGCGCACGGCGGGCCGGAGGTGGGGCACGGCTCGGCCCGGTTCACGGTGGGCGGCGGCGCGTCGAGCGACGCGGGCCCGTTCCTCTCGCTCGGCTGGCGCGCGGCGCTCCACGATCTCCTCGATCCGCCGGCGGGCTTCTCGCCGGGGAGCCAGCTCGAGTTCCTGGTGACGCGGCTCCGGGTCGAGACCCGGTCGCAGCGGCTCCGGCTCGAGGACTTCTCCTTCGTGGACGTGGTCTCGACCAACCCGCTCGACCGCTTCGACCGGCGCGTCTCCTGGCACATGCGCGCCGGCGCGACCACGCTGCGCGACGGGGGCTGCCGGGGCTGTCTGGCCGGCCTCCTCGAGCTCGGCGGCGGCCCGGCGGTGGTGGGCGGCGGCGGCGCGGTCACCGCCTGGCTCTCGGCCGACAGCGAGCTCGCGGGCACGCCTTCGCTCCGGGGCGCCTTCGGGTCGGGGCTGCGGCTCGGGGTCGGCCCGACGGCCACGCTGCGGCTCGCGGGCGCGCGCGGCGCGCTGCAGGCGAGCGCCGGCTGGCGCTTCCAGCCGTGGGCGGCGCCGGACACGGGGTTCGCCCTCGGGGCGGGGGGGCGGCTCCACCTCGGGCCGGTCTCGCTCGCCCTCGACTGGCGGAAGACGCCGCTCGCCCACGAGGGCGAGCTCTCGCTCCTGCTCTACCGGTGA
- a CDS encoding acyl-CoA dehydrogenase family protein, with the protein MPARLEPFGEEHQAFRRTVRAFVEAELRPHARAWDEAGIFPRALFRRFGELGLFGIRHPTAWGGSGLDYWYVVAYAEELCRSRCAGLDMAMLVQGEMATPVIGALGTDEQKREFLAPALRGEKVAALAISEPDAGSDVAAIRTTARRDGDELVVNGAKTWITNGTRADFLTLLARTGEPGAGGLSLLTFPTDVKGFQVSRRLEKIGNHASDTALLFFEDCRVPARFLLGEPDRGFGYLMENFQGERLVAAVIAVAGARLLLEDARRYGEERRAFGRPLSSMQAWRHRLAQLSTEVEAARWLTYRACDLFDRGEPAQREISMAKLLACELAQRVAYDCMQLHGGMGYVLESDVARAWRDLRLLTIAGGTSEIMRELVSRAEGW; encoded by the coding sequence ATGCCCGCCCGTCTCGAGCCCTTCGGCGAGGAGCACCAGGCGTTCCGCCGCACCGTCCGCGCCTTCGTGGAGGCGGAGCTCCGGCCGCACGCGCGCGCCTGGGACGAGGCGGGGATCTTCCCGCGCGCGCTCTTCCGCCGCTTCGGCGAGCTCGGGCTCTTCGGGATCCGGCACCCCACCGCCTGGGGCGGCTCCGGGCTCGACTACTGGTACGTCGTCGCCTACGCCGAGGAGCTCTGCCGCTCCCGCTGCGCCGGGCTCGACATGGCCATGCTGGTGCAGGGGGAGATGGCGACCCCGGTCATCGGCGCGCTCGGCACCGACGAGCAGAAGCGCGAGTTCCTGGCCCCGGCCCTGCGCGGCGAGAAGGTGGCGGCGCTCGCCATCTCGGAGCCCGACGCCGGCTCGGACGTGGCCGCCATCCGGACCACCGCGCGGCGGGACGGCGACGAGCTCGTGGTGAACGGGGCCAAGACCTGGATCACGAACGGCACCCGGGCCGACTTCCTCACGCTGCTCGCGCGCACCGGGGAGCCGGGCGCGGGCGGGCTGTCGCTCCTCACCTTCCCCACCGACGTGAAGGGGTTCCAGGTCTCGCGCCGGCTCGAGAAGATCGGCAACCACGCCTCCGACACGGCGCTCCTCTTCTTCGAGGACTGCCGGGTGCCGGCGCGCTTCCTGCTCGGCGAGCCGGACCGCGGCTTCGGCTACCTCATGGAGAACTTCCAGGGGGAGCGGCTGGTGGCGGCGGTGATCGCGGTGGCGGGGGCGCGGCTGCTCCTCGAGGACGCGCGGCGGTACGGCGAGGAGCGGCGCGCCTTCGGCCGGCCGCTCTCGTCGATGCAGGCCTGGCGCCACCGCCTGGCGCAGCTCTCGACGGAGGTGGAGGCGGCGCGCTGGCTCACCTACCGCGCGTGCGATCTCTTCGATCGCGGCGAGCCGGCGCAGCGCGAGATCTCGATGGCGAAGCTCCTCGCCTGCGAGCTCGCGCAGCGGGTCGCCTACGACTGCATGCAGCTCCACGGCGGCATGGGGTACGTGCTGGAGAGCGACGTCGCGCGGGCCTGGCGCGACCTGCGGCTCCTCACCATCGCCGGCGGGACGAGCGAGATCATGCGCGAGCTCGTCTCGCGCGCCGAGGGGTGGTAG
- the cutA gene encoding divalent-cation tolerance protein CutA gives MTDALAVIVTAPTADKAAELARTLVEERLAACGNVLPGVRSIYRWEGKVADEPEVLLVLKTSRELFPRLRDRVLALHPYQVPEVIALRVEGGSAAYLRWIEESLAPTA, from the coding sequence ATGACCGACGCCCTGGCCGTGATCGTCACCGCGCCGACCGCCGACAAGGCGGCCGAGCTGGCGCGTACGCTGGTGGAGGAGCGGCTCGCCGCCTGCGGCAACGTGCTCCCGGGCGTGCGCTCCATCTACCGATGGGAGGGGAAGGTGGCGGACGAGCCCGAGGTGCTGCTGGTCCTCAAGACCAGCCGCGAGCTCTTCCCGCGGCTGCGCGACCGCGTGCTGGCCCTCCACCCGTACCAGGTGCCGGAGGTGATCGCGCTGCGCGTCGAGGGGGGGAGCGCCGCCTACCTGCGCTGGATCGAGGAGAGCCTGGCGCCGACGGCGTGA